One window of Chloroflexus aggregans DSM 9485 genomic DNA carries:
- a CDS encoding phytoene desaturase family protein, whose product MQIMGLPIVIVGGGLGGLAAAIRLATQGRRVIVCEKNERLGGKLNLHQAAGYTFDTGPSLLTMPWVVRDLFAFAQRRMEDYLCLEQIEPTCRYFWPDGTRFDAWQRLPQLVQEIERISPVDVPHFFQFMAHTARIYDAVAGPFLLRPFDGLRELITPSMVRHAFRIDALRSVDAAVRSFFRSPHLRQLFNRYATYNGSSPYVSPATFNLISYIELAEGGWYVHGGMYQLAVALGRLAAELGVEVRTETPVSEVIVEKGYARGVRLAHGGVLPAAAVVINADPQYAYTHLIPGGQREATRLARFEPSYSGVVLFLGVEGDFPALAHHTIFFSADYPSEFRAIVQDRRPALDPTIYIAATCRSDPTHAPPGHMNLFVLVNAPADDGRIDWEAVMPAYRDHIIAKLEVMGLSGLRQAIRYESYWTPRDLAQRYNAAFGAIYGLSSNSPFAAFARSPLRARRVKQLYFVGGGTHPGGGIPLVLLSGKAVTSRILADQGA is encoded by the coding sequence ATGCAGATAATGGGACTCCCGATTGTCATTGTGGGTGGTGGCTTAGGTGGCTTAGCTGCTGCAATCCGTCTTGCGACGCAGGGCCGGCGCGTTATCGTGTGTGAAAAGAACGAACGACTCGGCGGGAAGCTGAATCTTCATCAGGCCGCTGGCTATACCTTTGATACCGGTCCGTCGTTGTTGACCATGCCATGGGTTGTTCGTGATTTATTTGCGTTTGCCCAACGCCGGATGGAAGATTATCTCTGTCTAGAACAGATTGAGCCGACGTGTCGCTATTTCTGGCCCGATGGTACTCGCTTTGATGCCTGGCAGCGCCTACCACAATTGGTGCAAGAGATCGAGCGCATTAGCCCGGTTGACGTGCCCCACTTTTTTCAGTTTATGGCTCATACCGCACGGATCTACGATGCGGTTGCCGGCCCCTTTTTACTCCGTCCGTTCGATGGGCTGCGTGAATTAATCACGCCATCAATGGTGCGTCACGCATTTCGTATCGATGCATTGCGCAGCGTTGATGCTGCTGTACGCTCGTTTTTTCGTAGCCCGCATTTGCGCCAACTCTTCAACCGTTACGCCACCTACAACGGATCGTCTCCCTATGTATCGCCGGCTACGTTCAACCTTATTTCCTACATTGAGTTAGCAGAAGGTGGTTGGTATGTACACGGTGGTATGTACCAGTTGGCCGTTGCTCTGGGCCGGTTGGCTGCCGAACTCGGGGTTGAAGTGCGTACCGAAACGCCGGTTAGTGAAGTGATCGTTGAGAAGGGATATGCACGCGGAGTACGCCTGGCTCATGGTGGGGTACTGCCGGCAGCCGCGGTAGTCATTAACGCCGATCCACAGTACGCCTACACCCACCTCATTCCCGGCGGTCAGCGCGAAGCGACTCGGTTGGCACGGTTTGAACCTTCGTACAGTGGAGTTGTCCTCTTCCTTGGGGTTGAAGGCGATTTTCCCGCATTGGCGCATCATACTATCTTCTTCAGCGCCGATTATCCCTCCGAGTTTCGTGCCATCGTGCAAGATCGTCGTCCGGCACTCGATCCGACCATCTACATCGCTGCTACGTGCCGTTCCGATCCAACCCATGCCCCTCCCGGTCATATGAATTTGTTCGTGCTGGTGAATGCGCCTGCCGATGATGGTCGGATCGATTGGGAAGCCGTAATGCCGGCGTATCGCGACCATATCATCGCCAAACTTGAGGTAATGGGTTTGTCCGGTTTACGTCAGGCGATCCGCTACGAATCCTATTGGACACCGCGTGATTTAGCTCAACGCTACAACGCAGCGTTCGGTGCTATTTATGGTCTGAGTTCCAATTCTCCCTTTGCTGCCTTTGCCCGTTCTCCTCTCCGTGCCCGTCGCGTCAAGCAGCTCTATTTTGTCGGAGGCGGCACGCATCCGGGTGGTGGCATCCCGCTGGTTTTGTTATCCGGGAAAGCCGTGACCTCTCGGATTTTGGCCGATCAGGGGGCGTAA
- the rsmD gene encoding 16S rRNA (guanine(966)-N(2))-methyltransferase RsmD has translation MTTMRVITGKAKGHRLKAPKGLGTRPMLDRVKEALFSVLEGYGPIRGVVLDLYAGTGSLGIECLSRGADSADFVERNAHVCTIIADNLRHTHFEQQGRIYQMPVDRFLHRQRGVRHYDIIIMDPPYADPAIEATIQLVAQSDVGKEGSLLIIGHSPRVELADTYPGLHRIKYRRLGDSCFSIYELTASASPTPEG, from the coding sequence ATGACAACTATGCGCGTCATTACCGGAAAAGCCAAAGGACATCGCCTGAAAGCTCCAAAAGGGCTGGGTACCCGACCAATGCTGGATCGGGTCAAAGAGGCGTTGTTTTCGGTACTCGAAGGCTATGGGCCGATCCGTGGTGTTGTCCTCGATCTCTACGCCGGAACCGGTTCACTCGGTATTGAATGTCTCTCACGCGGCGCCGACAGTGCTGATTTCGTGGAACGAAATGCGCATGTCTGCACCATTATCGCCGACAATCTGCGCCACACACACTTTGAGCAACAGGGACGCATCTACCAAATGCCGGTCGATCGCTTCTTGCATCGGCAGCGAGGGGTCAGGCACTATGATATAATCATTATGGACCCACCATATGCCGATCCAGCGATTGAAGCAACGATTCAGCTCGTTGCCCAGAGCGATGTAGGTAAGGAAGGTAGTTTATTGATCATCGGTCATTCACCACGGGTTGAACTCGCCGACACATATCCCGGCCTCCACCGGATCAAGTATCGCCGACTTGGTGATTCCTGTTTCTCAATTTATGAACTCACGGCCTCGGCCTCGCCGACCCCAGAAGGGTAA
- a CDS encoding 3-oxoacyl-ACP reductase family protein has protein sequence MIDFSGQVAIVTGGSGGIGQAIVRGLARYGARVLVGYYHNEHAAIDTVAAVQNSGGDAQALAIDVREVDSGNALVAAAIERWGRVDILINSAGIANYGPFGEISSERWRQTIQTNLSGVYHTCRAVLRPMIQQRYGRIINIAALYGISGFPGQADFAAAAGGIIGLTRSLAREAAPWQITVNAVAPGMIETELINVIPPSIQQWSTGIIALRRLGKPEEVAAAVLFLASPVASYITGQTLMVDGGWTMA, from the coding sequence ATGATCGACTTCAGTGGACAAGTAGCAATTGTCACCGGCGGTTCGGGCGGTATTGGGCAAGCAATTGTGCGAGGTTTAGCGCGATACGGTGCCCGTGTTCTGGTTGGGTATTACCACAACGAACATGCTGCAATTGACACCGTTGCTGCGGTGCAGAACTCCGGTGGTGACGCCCAAGCACTCGCCATCGATGTACGTGAAGTCGACAGTGGCAATGCACTAGTTGCGGCAGCCATTGAACGATGGGGACGGGTTGACATCTTAATCAATAGTGCGGGGATTGCCAATTATGGGCCGTTTGGTGAGATAAGCAGCGAACGCTGGCGACAAACCATTCAGACCAACCTGAGTGGAGTGTACCATACCTGTCGCGCCGTCTTGCGACCGATGATACAACAACGCTACGGCCGGATCATCAACATAGCTGCATTGTACGGTATATCAGGCTTTCCCGGCCAGGCTGACTTTGCAGCAGCAGCCGGCGGTATCATCGGCCTCACCCGATCGCTAGCCCGTGAAGCGGCCCCGTGGCAAATTACGGTCAATGCCGTCGCACCGGGAATGATCGAAACGGAACTGATAAACGTGATTCCCCCGTCGATCCAGCAGTGGAGTACCGGGATCATTGCCTTGCGCCGGTTGGGTAAACCGGAAGAGGTCGCTGCAGCAGTACTCTTTCTCGCCTCGCCAGTTGCCTCGTACATTACCGGACAGACGCTGATGGTCGACGGTGGGTGGACGATGGCCTAA
- a CDS encoding AAA family ATPase, which produces MNFRLHEVNPSVTTPGTPAQQMPNIPPQPATIAETGLSMGFLTDHILKVIYFSGAITGQKLEETVKLPFLGVIDKVLEFLKLEEYVDIIGAEGGFSERSFQYVITAKGRNKVHEVIDRNQYAGPAPVPLQQYVEVTLRQSIGELVIDQATIRKAFSHLVVSEKMLDKIGPAANSARSLFLYGPPGNGKTTIAEGIANLLGGLVIIPYAVEVDGQIIKVFDPLNHQVVQVNEVGHADIPPSPFGGPAVPTTYPDARWVVCKRPRVMVGGELELEQLELIFDPVSKVYEAPFQMKANGGLFLIDDFGRQKCRPQDLLNRWIVPLEKKVDFLALQTGKKIQVPFDVLIVFSTNLNPKDLVDDAFLRRIRHKIEVPNPTPTEFRAIFQLVCKSKRIPYSDDGLRYLIQEHYMKVGRELRACHPRDLCDQILDEAKYRGIPPTMSRELIDRACEAYFVKLG; this is translated from the coding sequence ATGAACTTCCGTCTGCATGAAGTTAATCCGTCGGTAACGACGCCCGGCACACCGGCACAACAGATGCCGAATATTCCACCTCAGCCCGCCACCATCGCTGAAACAGGGCTGTCAATGGGATTCTTAACCGATCATATTCTGAAAGTAATCTATTTTTCCGGTGCAATTACCGGCCAGAAACTAGAAGAAACGGTGAAGCTCCCGTTTCTTGGCGTCATTGATAAGGTTCTCGAGTTTCTTAAACTGGAAGAGTATGTCGATATTATCGGGGCTGAGGGGGGGTTCAGCGAGCGCTCATTCCAGTATGTGATTACCGCTAAAGGTCGGAATAAAGTACACGAGGTGATCGATCGTAATCAGTACGCCGGTCCGGCCCCGGTGCCGTTACAACAGTATGTCGAAGTGACGTTACGGCAGAGTATTGGCGAATTGGTGATCGATCAGGCAACCATCCGTAAAGCCTTTAGCCATCTGGTGGTGAGCGAGAAGATGCTTGACAAGATTGGCCCGGCCGCTAACTCTGCACGGTCACTCTTCCTCTATGGGCCGCCCGGTAATGGAAAGACGACCATTGCCGAAGGGATCGCCAATCTCCTTGGTGGCCTGGTCATTATTCCGTATGCTGTGGAAGTCGATGGGCAGATTATCAAGGTCTTTGACCCTCTCAACCATCAGGTCGTACAGGTGAATGAAGTAGGGCACGCCGATATTCCACCTTCACCGTTTGGCGGACCTGCCGTGCCAACAACCTATCCTGATGCGCGGTGGGTGGTGTGTAAGCGGCCCCGGGTGATGGTCGGTGGTGAACTGGAACTTGAACAGCTTGAATTGATCTTCGATCCGGTCTCGAAGGTCTATGAAGCGCCGTTTCAGATGAAGGCAAATGGTGGCCTCTTCCTGATCGACGACTTTGGCCGCCAGAAGTGCCGTCCGCAAGATTTGCTGAACCGTTGGATTGTACCATTGGAGAAGAAAGTTGATTTTCTTGCTCTGCAAACCGGTAAGAAAATTCAGGTGCCGTTTGATGTCTTAATTGTCTTTTCTACGAATCTCAATCCGAAAGATTTGGTTGATGACGCTTTCCTCCGGCGCATTCGTCATAAAATTGAAGTGCCAAACCCAACGCCAACCGAGTTTCGTGCTATTTTTCAATTGGTGTGTAAGAGTAAACGCATCCCATACAGTGATGATGGATTACGTTACCTCATTCAAGAGCATTATATGAAGGTTGGTCGTGAATTACGCGCTTGTCATCCTCGTGATCTTTGCGACCAAATTCTTGATGAAGCAAAATACCGTGGCATTCCGCCGACAATGTCACGCGAATTGATCGATCGTGCCTGCGAAGCGTATTTCGTCAAGCTCGGCTAA
- the coaD gene encoding pantetheine-phosphate adenylyltransferase — translation MRIAIYPGSFDPVTYAHLDIARRATRIFDRVIMAVFDRPQKRLLFSTEERLHLLRTATADLDHVEAMSYNTLTVEFARQVGACAIVRGLRAGSDFEAEFQMAQVNQTIDPGIEVVVLMAGRPFAHISSTAVREMASLGRDPVEFTPPVVVAALREKFAQRG, via the coding sequence ATGCGCATCGCGATCTATCCCGGCAGTTTCGATCCGGTTACGTATGCTCACCTCGATATTGCCCGACGGGCAACGCGCATTTTCGATCGGGTGATTATGGCAGTGTTCGACCGGCCACAAAAGCGCTTGCTCTTCTCAACCGAAGAGCGGTTACACTTGTTACGGACTGCCACAGCCGACCTCGATCATGTCGAAGCCATGAGCTACAATACCTTGACAGTCGAATTTGCCCGCCAGGTTGGCGCTTGTGCCATTGTGCGCGGCTTACGCGCTGGGAGTGACTTTGAGGCCGAGTTTCAAATGGCTCAGGTTAACCAGACGATCGATCCCGGTATTGAGGTGGTTGTGTTGATGGCAGGACGGCCATTTGCCCATATCAGTTCAACTGCGGTTCGCGAAATGGCCAGCCTTGGCCGCGACCCGGTGGAATTTACCCCACCGGTAGTGGTAGCAGCCTTACGAGAAAAGTTCGCGCAGAGGGGGTGA
- a CDS encoding CpaF family protein: MSLLKRLTGSPPQPEPASAVATPSPPAASAVTPAPVPPPPVASTPAPARPTVQDATPANDQKRMLELSLWIVDRIQASLGSQTELKRSPDTERLLQERFARIYQQANVNLPDQDVKKLFAMVCDELFGFGPLQPLLDDDSISEIMVNGPHKVYIEQKGKLKLSDVRFASDEHVMKIIDRIIRPLGRRIDRKWPMVDARLPDGSRVNAIIPPCAIDGSTITIRKFSKNKLKVEDLIRFGSMTAEMAEFLRACVVSRLNIVVAGGTGSGKTTLLNVLSNFIPEDERIITIEDSAELQLAQDHVVRLEAKPPEIDGSGRVTIRDLVINSLRMRPERIVIGECRGGETLDMLQAMNTGHDGSLTTLHANTPRDAIARMETMSLMAGMDMPLRVIREQIASAIDLIVQQTRLEDGSRKVAYITEVQGMEGDTVVLQDIFKLEILGKTPEGKIMAELRPTGVRPKFTPRLEAHGFKLPPSIFGAQIPGQRGRF, translated from the coding sequence ATGTCACTGCTTAAACGTCTTACCGGTAGTCCGCCTCAGCCCGAGCCTGCTTCGGCTGTTGCCACCCCTTCTCCACCGGCAGCGTCTGCCGTGACCCCGGCTCCGGTCCCGCCTCCGCCGGTAGCTTCTACCCCGGCCCCGGCGCGTCCAACCGTCCAAGATGCGACTCCGGCTAACGACCAGAAGCGGATGCTCGAACTGTCACTCTGGATCGTTGACCGTATTCAAGCGTCGCTCGGTAGCCAGACTGAATTAAAGCGTTCGCCAGACACCGAACGCCTATTGCAGGAACGGTTTGCGCGGATCTATCAGCAGGCTAATGTGAACCTTCCCGATCAAGATGTCAAGAAACTCTTCGCAATGGTGTGCGATGAGTTGTTCGGTTTTGGCCCATTACAACCGTTGCTCGATGACGATAGTATTTCTGAGATTATGGTCAACGGGCCTCACAAAGTGTATATCGAGCAGAAGGGTAAGCTGAAACTCTCGGATGTGCGGTTTGCCTCCGATGAGCACGTGATGAAAATAATCGACCGCATTATTCGTCCACTTGGTCGTCGTATCGACCGTAAGTGGCCAATGGTCGATGCCCGCTTACCCGATGGTTCGCGTGTTAATGCGATTATCCCGCCGTGTGCGATTGATGGGTCGACGATCACGATTCGTAAGTTCTCGAAGAATAAGCTTAAGGTCGAAGACCTGATTCGCTTTGGTTCAATGACCGCCGAGATGGCCGAGTTCTTGCGCGCCTGCGTGGTCTCACGGTTGAATATTGTGGTGGCCGGTGGTACCGGTTCAGGTAAAACAACCTTGCTTAACGTGCTGTCGAACTTTATCCCTGAAGATGAGCGGATTATCACGATTGAAGATAGTGCTGAGTTGCAGTTGGCTCAAGATCACGTGGTACGCCTCGAAGCAAAACCACCGGAGATCGATGGTTCTGGTCGGGTGACGATTCGTGATCTGGTGATTAACTCGCTGCGTATGCGCCCCGAACGGATCGTAATCGGTGAGTGTCGTGGTGGTGAGACCCTCGATATGCTACAGGCAATGAATACCGGTCATGACGGTTCACTCACTACCCTCCACGCCAATACGCCACGCGATGCAATCGCCCGTATGGAGACGATGTCGCTAATGGCCGGTATGGATATGCCGCTGCGCGTGATTCGTGAGCAGATTGCCTCGGCTATTGACCTGATCGTGCAGCAAACCCGGTTGGAAGACGGTTCACGTAAGGTAGCCTACATTACCGAAGTGCAGGGTATGGAGGGTGATACTGTTGTCTTGCAAGATATCTTTAAGCTGGAGATATTGGGCAAGACGCCGGAGGGCAAAATCATGGCCGAATTGCGTCCTACCGGTGTCCGGCCTAAGTTTACGCCTCGCCTCGAGGCGCACGGCTTCAAGTTGCCGCCAAGTATCTTCGGTGCGCAAATTCCGGGTCAGCGTGGTCGGTTTTAG
- a CDS encoding tetratricopeptide repeat protein — translation MTLSKQDEKLRIRRRLQEKAIELAALNRWQEAAELNQQLLRVVEDAETYNRLGKALFELGKYAESYRAYQNALRLNASNPIARKNVARLESLLARGITEAPVTRSTRQQVDMRMFITETGRTALTSLVDVQRGPTVDALITGEKVELRVEGKMVYVVDLDGNLIGRVEPKLSHRLVELINGGNRYLAAVVQADARNVRILIREIYQDPSQRGRVSFPGKFGEGATILSSFRFDEYEDVLDEEELVEEPETLDEEYIGGDEEDEVGLDEIDQDIADDDDTLEE, via the coding sequence ATGACCTTGTCGAAGCAAGATGAAAAGTTGCGGATTCGCCGCCGTCTCCAAGAAAAAGCTATTGAACTGGCGGCGTTGAATCGCTGGCAAGAAGCGGCTGAGTTAAACCAACAGTTGCTGCGCGTGGTCGAAGATGCCGAGACGTATAATCGCCTCGGTAAGGCGCTATTTGAACTCGGTAAGTATGCCGAAAGTTATCGCGCGTATCAGAATGCGCTGCGCCTGAATGCATCGAATCCGATTGCCCGTAAAAATGTCGCTCGCCTTGAGTCGTTGTTGGCGCGTGGCATTACCGAAGCACCGGTTACGCGCTCGACGCGCCAGCAAGTTGATATGCGGATGTTCATTACCGAAACCGGCCGCACGGCGCTGACTTCACTGGTCGATGTGCAGCGTGGCCCCACCGTTGATGCACTTATTACCGGCGAGAAGGTTGAACTGCGCGTTGAGGGCAAGATGGTCTACGTCGTTGATCTCGACGGTAATCTGATCGGGCGTGTCGAACCTAAGCTGAGTCATCGGCTCGTTGAGCTGATAAACGGTGGGAATCGCTATCTCGCTGCCGTGGTTCAGGCTGACGCGCGCAATGTGCGGATCCTCATCCGCGAGATCTATCAGGATCCGAGCCAGCGCGGACGAGTCTCTTTTCCCGGCAAGTTTGGCGAAGGTGCGACTATTCTCTCTTCGTTCCGCTTTGATGAGTACGAAGATGTCCTCGACGAAGAAGAGTTGGTCGAAGAGCCGGAGACCCTTGACGAAGAATATATCGGCGGCGATGAGGAAGATGAAGTCGGTTTGGACGAAATCGATCAAGATATCGCCGACGATGATGATACGCTTGAAGAATAG
- a CDS encoding beta-ketoacyl-ACP synthase III, with amino-acid sequence MSRERYAAVIGWGMAVPNRVVTNDDLAQRIDTSDEWIRTRTGIRERRVAGPGESTSTFATAAGREALEMAGVSPATIDTVIVATCTPDRPFPATACTVQANLQIPRATAFDLAAACSGFVYGLTVATSLIKSGVSRRLLLIGADIFTHYINWNDRNTCVLFGDGAGAVVLEATDEPLGLIASNLSADGNLEDLMAVDAGGTRMPLTAELLAEGRQYVYMNGREIFKHAVREMSESALHVVQAAGLTIDDIALVIPHQANVRIIDAVARRLELPPERVMINLDRYGNTSAASIPIALYEAAQQERIKAGDYVLMTAFGGGLTWGSGIVRWGRPSR; translated from the coding sequence GTGAGTAGGGAACGTTATGCGGCAGTAATTGGCTGGGGAATGGCCGTCCCCAATCGCGTGGTTACTAATGATGATTTAGCACAACGGATCGATACCTCTGATGAGTGGATCCGTACTCGCACCGGTATCCGTGAACGTCGGGTAGCTGGCCCCGGTGAAAGCACTTCGACATTCGCAACTGCTGCCGGCCGAGAGGCTCTTGAGATGGCCGGTGTCTCGCCGGCAACAATCGATACTGTAATTGTCGCGACCTGTACCCCCGACCGGCCCTTCCCCGCTACTGCTTGCACAGTGCAAGCGAATCTGCAAATCCCACGTGCTACTGCGTTTGATCTAGCAGCGGCATGTAGTGGCTTCGTGTACGGTTTGACGGTCGCAACCAGCCTCATTAAGAGCGGTGTGAGCCGTCGGTTGTTACTGATCGGCGCCGACATCTTTACCCATTATATTAACTGGAACGATCGCAATACCTGCGTCCTGTTTGGTGATGGCGCCGGAGCTGTCGTACTTGAGGCAACCGATGAGCCGTTAGGTCTGATCGCTTCTAACCTAAGCGCCGACGGTAACCTCGAAGACCTAATGGCCGTTGACGCCGGGGGTACTCGTATGCCACTTACGGCTGAACTGCTTGCCGAAGGCCGACAGTATGTTTACATGAACGGGCGCGAGATTTTTAAGCACGCCGTGCGGGAGATGAGTGAGTCGGCATTGCACGTGGTGCAGGCTGCCGGGTTGACCATCGATGATATTGCGCTCGTAATCCCCCATCAGGCGAATGTGCGAATTATCGATGCCGTAGCACGACGTCTTGAACTACCGCCTGAGCGGGTGATGATCAATCTCGACCGGTATGGAAACACGTCGGCGGCGTCGATCCCAATTGCCCTCTACGAAGCAGCTCAACAGGAACGGATCAAGGCCGGCGATTATGTCTTGATGACCGCCTTCGGCGGTGGTCTGACGTGGGGATCAGGGATCGTGCGTTGGGGACGGCCGAGTCGGTAA
- a CDS encoding YceD family protein has protein sequence MTALRFNLAQLLREEMGARRDISFTEAVLPLDDELTLRNITGRLRLTRTAAGVYAQVTVHGIVTLTCVRSLEPFDYELDLDFSDQFYAVVDVVNGHRLPQPVEDDPFMLDELHHIDVGEAIRSYALINLPMNPVAPAYRDQPVNYTVESEGIEEEDTTTDERFAALREWVERQRNQH, from the coding sequence ATGACTGCATTACGGTTTAATCTCGCGCAGTTATTGCGCGAAGAAATGGGAGCACGACGTGACATCTCGTTCACCGAAGCGGTCTTGCCGCTCGATGATGAGCTGACCCTGCGGAATATTACCGGACGCCTGCGCTTGACCCGTACCGCAGCCGGTGTGTATGCCCAGGTAACTGTACACGGGATTGTGACACTGACATGCGTGCGCTCATTAGAACCGTTTGATTACGAGCTTGATCTCGACTTCAGCGACCAGTTTTATGCGGTGGTCGATGTGGTGAATGGGCATCGATTACCACAACCGGTAGAGGATGATCCGTTTATGCTCGATGAGCTGCACCATATCGACGTAGGTGAGGCAATTCGGAGCTACGCGCTGATTAACCTGCCGATGAATCCGGTGGCACCAGCTTACCGTGATCAACCGGTCAACTATACCGTTGAGTCAGAGGGCATTGAAGAAGAAGACACCACCACCGATGAGCGCTTTGCTGCGCTGCGTGAATGGGTGGAACGACAACGCAATCAACACTGA
- a CDS encoding 3-oxoacyl-ACP reductase family protein: protein MELQGQVAIITGAGRGIGRATALELAAAGARVLINYQHSAAAATQLAADIIANGGDAFSYQANVSDEQAVQGMMQAALDRWGRIDILINNAGITADAPLARLRPEQWQQVLDIDLTSVFLCCRAVTPIMRAAGYGRIVSVSSLAALAGNVGQTNYAAAKAGIIGLSRSLAREVARDGITVNIVAPGYIETDMVETVPEALRAWALQAIAIGRFGYPEEVAAAIRFLVSPRASYITGHVLTIDGGWVMP, encoded by the coding sequence ATGGAGTTACAGGGACAAGTCGCTATCATTACCGGCGCCGGTCGCGGGATCGGGCGGGCAACTGCCCTTGAGCTAGCCGCTGCCGGTGCCCGTGTGTTGATCAACTATCAGCATAGTGCTGCGGCGGCTACGCAATTGGCAGCCGACATCATTGCCAACGGCGGCGATGCCTTCTCGTATCAGGCAAATGTCTCCGATGAACAAGCGGTGCAAGGGATGATGCAGGCTGCCCTTGATCGGTGGGGTCGAATCGACATTCTCATCAACAATGCCGGAATTACCGCAGATGCACCGCTGGCTCGCCTGCGTCCTGAACAATGGCAGCAAGTACTCGACATCGATCTCACCTCGGTGTTTTTGTGTTGTCGCGCTGTTACGCCCATTATGCGAGCAGCCGGTTATGGTCGCATTGTATCGGTCAGTTCACTAGCAGCACTAGCCGGTAATGTTGGTCAAACCAATTATGCTGCTGCGAAAGCCGGGATTATTGGTCTGAGCCGATCATTGGCCCGGGAAGTCGCCCGTGACGGCATTACCGTCAATATCGTCGCGCCCGGTTACATTGAGACCGATATGGTAGAGACGGTGCCCGAAGCATTACGCGCATGGGCACTACAAGCGATTGCCATCGGTCGGTTTGGCTACCCCGAAGAGGTCGCCGCCGCTATCCGGTTTCTTGTCTCACCGCGTGCATCGTACATCACCGGCCATGTCTTAACCATAGACGGTGGCTGGGTAATGCCATAA
- the fabD gene encoding ACP S-malonyltransferase, with product MSIAWVFPGQGSQVVGMGRDLITASPAARQIFAIADETLDFGLSELCFSGPETDLTATENAQPALLTTSIALLAALREVSGDRLEPPIAVAGHSLGEYSALVAGGSLDFVTALRLVRRRGELMAAAHEGGMAAVIGLDADVLEQICDEVSATLQEHGVSQSTVVIANYNAPDQLVISGTSVAVEHASLLAKSRGAKRVIPLKVSAAFHSPLMVDAAEGMAKAIAEVSIRDLDIPLIANVTAEPIRSTDDVRREIVAQVVAPVRWIASVRYMVAMGVETFIEIGPGRVLTGLIRRIAPEARLINIATFEDIRALTVMQPV from the coding sequence ATGAGCATCGCATGGGTATTTCCGGGTCAGGGATCGCAAGTGGTTGGTATGGGACGCGATTTGATCACAGCATCACCGGCAGCGCGTCAAATCTTTGCAATAGCAGACGAGACGCTTGATTTTGGGTTGAGTGAATTATGTTTTAGTGGGCCGGAAACCGACCTTACTGCAACCGAGAATGCCCAACCCGCATTGCTGACGACAAGTATCGCTTTACTGGCCGCACTGCGCGAAGTATCAGGTGACCGCTTAGAACCACCGATTGCCGTTGCCGGTCATAGTTTAGGTGAATACTCAGCGTTAGTAGCCGGTGGCTCGCTCGACTTCGTTACTGCGCTCCGCCTCGTGCGCCGACGCGGTGAGTTGATGGCCGCCGCCCACGAAGGCGGTATGGCAGCCGTCATTGGGCTTGATGCCGATGTACTCGAACAGATTTGTGATGAAGTCAGTGCTACTCTCCAGGAACATGGCGTGTCACAAAGTACTGTGGTGATTGCGAATTACAATGCGCCTGACCAACTAGTCATCAGCGGAACCTCGGTCGCCGTCGAACACGCTAGCTTGCTGGCAAAAAGCCGTGGTGCCAAACGGGTGATTCCGCTCAAAGTCAGTGCAGCTTTCCATTCACCGCTCATGGTTGATGCCGCTGAAGGGATGGCTAAGGCTATTGCCGAAGTCTCGATCCGCGATCTCGACATTCCGTTGATCGCCAATGTAACTGCCGAACCGATCCGCTCAACCGATGATGTACGCCGTGAGATCGTCGCGCAAGTAGTGGCCCCGGTACGTTGGATTGCATCGGTTCGTTATATGGTGGCAATGGGGGTCGAAACCTTTATCGAGATCGGACCGGGTCGAGTATTAACCGGCTTGATCCGTCGGATTGCACCAGAAGCGCGGTTGATCAATATTGCGACATTTGAGGATATACGAGCACTCACTGTAATGCAGCCGGTGTAG
- the rpmF gene encoding 50S ribosomal protein L32 has product MGGTTTQSTLRSNETMGAVPKRKVSRHRRGNRRQHLALTPPVMVTCPRCGELMRAHRVCLSCGYYKGRQILKVGAE; this is encoded by the coding sequence ATGGGTGGAACGACAACGCAATCAACACTGAGGAGTAACGAAACGATGGGTGCAGTACCAAAACGAAAAGTTTCGCGCCACCGGCGTGGCAACCGACGACAACATTTAGCACTGACGCCACCGGTCATGGTGACATGCCCGCGCTGTGGTGAGCTGATGCGGGCACATCGCGTCTGCCTGTCTTGTGGGTATTACAAGGGCCGGCAGATCCTCAAAGTAGGTGCCGAATAA